In Mycolicibacterium phocaicum, one DNA window encodes the following:
- a CDS encoding FMN-binding glutamate synthase family protein, with product MVRYGIVAALAAAAAGLVATALLDGWVWWIAAVAVGALAAVGIFDVTQRRHSVLRNYPVIGHIRYLLEALRPELQQYFIERNFDGRPFDRDIRSLIYERAKGTAAELSYGTERDVDEAGYEYLVHSTAPVEPPPHPYRVRIGGPDCARPYDMALLNVSSMSFGALSANALKALNAGAQRGGFAHDTGEGGLTPYHLGGADVVWEIGSGYFGTRTADGHFDPDQFADKAAHDAVKCISVKLSQGAKPGVGGVLPASKVSKEIAEYRGVPVGEKCVSPAAHSAFSTPRELVQFVGRLRELCGGKPVGFKLCVGSRADVLAICKAMLAEGVTPDFIIVDGAEGGTAAAPLEYEDHVGLPLTDGLMTVHNALVGTGLREVIRIGASGKVAAGNDIIKRLIQGADYTNAARAMMMAIGCIQSQRCHTNHCPVGVATQDPRRARALDVDDKSARVYRYQKATVEQAMKIMGSMGIADPAMLSPHLLRKKVSATQQVSYAELYEWLQPNELIEQVPQSWAFDWAAADADSFRPIVRS from the coding sequence GTGGTTCGGTACGGAATCGTCGCGGCATTGGCTGCCGCTGCGGCAGGCCTGGTTGCTACCGCGCTGCTGGATGGTTGGGTGTGGTGGATTGCCGCGGTGGCAGTAGGTGCGCTGGCCGCCGTGGGCATCTTCGATGTGACTCAACGCCGTCACTCGGTGCTGCGCAATTACCCCGTGATCGGGCACATCCGGTACCTGCTCGAGGCGCTGCGCCCCGAACTGCAGCAGTACTTCATCGAACGCAATTTTGACGGCCGGCCGTTCGACCGCGACATCCGCTCACTGATCTATGAACGGGCCAAGGGGACCGCGGCCGAATTGTCGTACGGAACCGAACGCGATGTCGACGAGGCCGGATACGAGTACCTCGTGCACTCGACCGCGCCCGTGGAGCCTCCGCCGCACCCCTACCGGGTTCGTATCGGAGGCCCGGACTGCGCCCGGCCCTATGACATGGCTTTGCTGAACGTGTCGTCGATGAGTTTCGGAGCGCTCTCGGCCAACGCGCTGAAGGCGCTGAACGCCGGGGCGCAACGGGGCGGGTTCGCTCACGACACCGGCGAAGGCGGGTTGACGCCCTACCATCTCGGCGGCGCGGATGTGGTGTGGGAGATCGGTTCCGGCTACTTCGGTACGCGTACCGCAGACGGGCACTTCGACCCGGATCAGTTCGCCGACAAGGCCGCGCACGACGCGGTCAAATGCATCTCGGTCAAGCTCAGCCAGGGCGCCAAGCCCGGAGTGGGCGGTGTGCTGCCCGCGTCGAAGGTCAGCAAGGAGATTGCCGAATACCGTGGAGTACCCGTGGGGGAGAAGTGTGTGAGTCCCGCTGCGCACTCGGCATTTTCAACTCCACGCGAGCTTGTGCAATTTGTTGGTCGGCTCCGTGAGCTGTGTGGCGGTAAGCCGGTGGGATTCAAACTGTGTGTGGGCTCGCGAGCGGACGTTCTGGCGATCTGCAAGGCGATGCTCGCCGAAGGGGTCACTCCCGATTTCATCATCGTCGACGGTGCCGAGGGCGGAACGGCAGCTGCGCCACTGGAATACGAGGACCACGTCGGGCTTCCGCTGACGGATGGATTGATGACGGTGCATAACGCGCTGGTCGGCACCGGTCTGCGCGAGGTGATCCGTATCGGTGCCAGCGGCAAGGTAGCCGCGGGCAACGACATCATCAAGCGGCTCATCCAGGGCGCCGACTACACCAACGCTGCGCGCGCCATGATGATGGCGATCGGGTGCATCCAATCGCAGCGCTGCCACACCAATCACTGCCCGGTCGGGGTTGCCACCCAGGACCCGCGGCGGGCGCGAGCGCTGGACGTCGACGACAAGAGCGCGCGGGTATATCGCTACCAGAAGGCCACCGTCGAGCAGGCGATGAAGATCATGGGTTCGATGGGGATCGCGGATCCGGCAATGCTGTCACCGCATCTGCTGCGCAAGAAAGTCTCGGCCACGCAGCAGGTCTCCTATGCCGAACTCTACGAGTGGTTACAACCGAACGAGCTCATCGAGCAGGTGCCGCAGAGCTGGGCTTTCGACTGGGCGGCCGCCGATGCCGACTCATTTCGGCCCATCGTGCGTTCGTGA
- a CDS encoding SDR family NAD(P)-dependent oxidoreductase: MSGVVVTGGASGIGLASAKALIADGRAVSLFDISPSVVAVAESLGVHGVVVDVSDTDSMAAAVGQAAAAMDGIDGLVHAAGRVLPEPVGMFTIESWDAVVDVNLRAQALLAQLLLPHFEKVLAAGAAPAIVGISSIEGLVGNPFIPAYCASKAGLLGLTRSMAGQLGPLGIRVNAVCPGFIETPMLADALAVEEVKTAFVAAAPLGRLGQPEEIGATVAFLMSHKASFITGTQIVVDGGVTSRHA, encoded by the coding sequence ATGAGTGGTGTGGTGGTCACCGGCGGTGCGTCCGGTATCGGCCTGGCGTCGGCCAAGGCGCTTATCGCTGACGGTCGCGCGGTGTCGCTGTTCGACATTTCGCCGTCGGTGGTGGCGGTCGCGGAATCGCTCGGGGTGCACGGCGTCGTCGTCGACGTGAGTGACACCGACTCCATGGCCGCCGCCGTCGGACAGGCCGCCGCGGCGATGGACGGCATCGACGGACTGGTTCACGCCGCGGGCCGGGTGCTGCCGGAGCCGGTCGGGATGTTCACCATCGAATCGTGGGATGCCGTCGTCGACGTGAACCTGCGCGCACAGGCGCTGCTGGCCCAGCTGCTGCTGCCGCATTTCGAGAAGGTGCTGGCTGCCGGCGCCGCCCCGGCGATCGTGGGAATCTCGAGTATCGAAGGGCTGGTTGGCAATCCGTTCATCCCGGCGTACTGTGCGTCGAAGGCCGGGCTGCTTGGCCTGACCCGGTCGATGGCAGGCCAGTTGGGGCCCTTGGGGATTCGCGTCAACGCGGTGTGCCCCGGCTTCATCGAGACGCCGATGTTGGCAGATGCTTTGGCGGTCGAAGAGGTGAAGACGGCGTTCGTGGCGGCGGCGCCGTTGGGCCGGCTGGGGCAGCCCGAGGAGATCGGGGCGACCGTCGCGTTCCTCATGTCACACAAGGCGTCGTTCATCACCGGGACGCAGATTGTGGTCGACGGGGGAGTGACGTCGCGGCACGCGTAG
- a CDS encoding DUF4235 domain-containing protein codes for MSKISKSLYLPLSAAFSVAGGLLAGKIFSVVWERIDDSGDGPPDPRDLNRSAGQALFAAGVQGLVFGLVKAAVDRAAARSYRAVAHENPV; via the coding sequence ATGAGCAAGATTTCGAAATCACTGTATCTGCCGTTGTCGGCAGCGTTCAGCGTCGCGGGCGGACTGCTGGCGGGGAAGATCTTCAGTGTGGTGTGGGAACGGATCGACGACTCGGGGGATGGACCGCCAGATCCCAGAGATTTGAACCGCTCGGCCGGGCAGGCACTGTTCGCCGCCGGTGTGCAGGGCCTCGTCTTCGGCCTGGTCAAAGCTGCCGTCGATCGGGCTGCGGCCCGCAGCTACCGCGCTGTGGCACACGAGAATCCGGTATAG
- a CDS encoding TetR/AcrR family transcriptional regulator, with product MSAAETDASDAEAEPITRLQRRKMRTRGALIRAAQGFIARGALNVPVLEITQAADVGMGSFYNHFNSKEELFEAAVDDVLDGYGALLDAYAADIADPAEAFATNFRLGGRLFRRRPQEGQLILNRGSSVILSDRGIAPRALRDIVAAIDAGRFTISDPELALSLAGGALFGLGTLLREQPDRDDAAATDHIAEGVLRAFGMTAKQARALCQRPLPDLSAIESGGLGHGGGSPQ from the coding sequence ATGAGTGCTGCCGAGACAGACGCCTCCGACGCCGAGGCGGAGCCGATTACCCGACTGCAACGACGCAAGATGCGCACCCGTGGCGCACTCATCCGTGCGGCTCAGGGCTTTATCGCCCGCGGCGCCCTCAATGTCCCTGTCTTGGAGATCACCCAGGCTGCTGACGTCGGGATGGGATCGTTCTACAACCATTTCAACAGCAAGGAAGAGCTTTTCGAAGCTGCTGTCGACGACGTGCTGGATGGCTATGGCGCGCTTCTGGATGCGTACGCCGCCGACATCGCCGATCCCGCGGAGGCGTTCGCCACCAACTTCCGTCTCGGCGGTCGGCTCTTCCGGCGCCGGCCCCAAGAAGGCCAGTTGATATTGAACCGTGGGTCATCGGTGATCCTTTCGGATCGAGGAATCGCGCCGCGGGCGCTGCGCGACATTGTTGCCGCGATCGACGCCGGTCGCTTCACCATCAGTGATCCTGAACTGGCACTATCGCTGGCCGGCGGCGCCTTGTTCGGGCTCGGCACATTGCTGCGAGAACAGCCTGACCGAGACGACGCCGCCGCCACCGACCACATCGCTGAGGGAGTTCTACGGGCTTTTGGCATGACTGCCAAACAGGCGCGTGCTCTGTGCCAGCGTCCGTTACCGGACCTGTCGGCAATCGAGAGCGGTGGGCTGGGCCACGGCGGCGGTTCGCCGCAGTAG
- a CDS encoding cytochrome P450 has product MLRSPQGIATYRPNIYTTDAIRRPYEHYRNLRDLSPVVWLPRHRLYALPRYAECKSTLRADDVFLSGHGVAANPLTNRLSRGTTLNSDGAEHDQRRKLVAHRLMPRALRTLSTAVDQQAAAIVDTAVSKGLIDGVADLATALPVSLVPDLVGWPREHREHLIPWGAATFDLMGPLNWQAIKAIPRSLQMLWFARRIVRDRNVLDGSMVDELLTAADNGDLRLDDVPPLLLDYIAPSLDTTISAISSALYLFAAHPEQWQLLRAEPALLPNAINEVIRLESPLRAFTRKVLSDTEISGIPIPAGARVLALYASANRDEREWDKPDVFDIRRDAGRQMGFGNGAHACAGQGLARLETTAILTALLARVQRIELAGTPVWAINNIIHRHEYLPIRLIAA; this is encoded by the coding sequence ATGTTGCGCAGCCCGCAAGGCATTGCCACCTACCGGCCGAACATTTACACCACCGATGCGATCCGCCGGCCCTACGAGCACTACCGCAATTTGCGCGACCTCAGCCCGGTCGTGTGGCTGCCTCGCCACCGCCTCTACGCCTTGCCGCGCTACGCCGAATGCAAATCCACCTTGCGCGCGGACGACGTGTTTTTGTCCGGGCACGGGGTCGCCGCGAACCCTTTGACCAACCGCTTGTCCCGCGGTACCACGCTCAACAGTGACGGCGCCGAACATGACCAACGTCGCAAACTGGTGGCGCATCGTCTGATGCCGCGAGCGCTGCGCACGCTCAGCACCGCCGTTGACCAGCAGGCCGCCGCCATAGTGGATACCGCGGTATCCAAAGGACTCATCGACGGAGTCGCTGATCTGGCTACCGCACTACCGGTGTCACTCGTGCCCGACCTTGTCGGCTGGCCCAGAGAACACCGAGAGCACCTCATCCCTTGGGGCGCAGCAACGTTCGATCTCATGGGGCCGCTGAACTGGCAAGCGATCAAGGCGATCCCCCGTAGCCTGCAGATGCTCTGGTTCGCGCGACGGATTGTGCGCGATCGCAACGTCCTCGACGGCAGCATGGTCGACGAACTGCTGACCGCCGCCGACAACGGTGACCTGCGCCTTGACGACGTGCCACCCCTGCTGCTCGACTACATCGCGCCGTCGTTGGACACCACGATCAGCGCCATATCCAGTGCGCTCTACCTTTTCGCCGCCCACCCTGAACAGTGGCAGCTACTCAGAGCAGAACCGGCCCTGCTCCCCAACGCCATCAACGAGGTGATCCGCCTCGAGTCTCCGCTGCGGGCATTCACGCGGAAGGTGCTGTCCGACACCGAAATCTCCGGTATCCCCATCCCGGCCGGCGCCCGCGTCCTGGCTTTGTACGCCTCTGCCAACCGCGACGAACGCGAATGGGACAAACCCGACGTATTCGACATCCGTCGTGACGCCGGCCGTCAGATGGGATTCGGAAACGGCGCGCACGCCTGCGCCGGGCAGGGACTGGCCCGTCTGGAAACCACAGCCATTCTCACCGCCTTGCTGGCGCGGGTGCAGCGCATTGAATTGGCCGGCACGCCGGTGTGGGCCATCAACAACATCATTCATCGCCACGAATACCTGCCGATCAGGCTCATCGCCGCCTGA
- a CDS encoding penicillin-binding transpeptidase domain-containing protein, with amino-acid sequence MTKRIALLLTCTLFLGSTACSMFGGPEPADAFNAFADALHRKDSGAAAKDTTDAGASEPAIKSMFDGMGKNATLDVKATPGDGDNKSTAKIAYTWSFGPGREFRYDTTAIATKVGEDWKIRWAPALLHPKLRQGGTFQFSEDKALLTPVVDRNGQPLLSWQTVGVVTLSRDHLDSAAALAPVVARFDDTITGESITNEFNGNQDDRVTVVKLREADLAQVADELTQIPGVTVTKQGALLTTDPNLHSPVISGLPEVWQKAIDATAGWSVDLVDDQGQPTDELANNAPADTKPVRTTLDPRLQLLAQHAVSTDPRPTVLLAIAPSTGAILAAAQNDAANAQGPIAFTGLYPPGSTFKTVTTAAALQKGLATADTPEPCPGTVTIENRTIPNEDNFDLGTVPLAQAFAHSCNTTMAALADKLPADALPNTAKNLGIGVDFVIPGITTVTGKVPNADTPAQRVENGIGQGTVTVSPFGLAVAEASLAHGSTITPTLLPGQETTASTPSEPVDKATADALRAMMRLTVTEGTAAALKDIDGLGGKTGTAEFGDNTHSHGWFAGIVGDLAFATLVVGGDSSAPAVAVSGDFVRPALAG; translated from the coding sequence ATGACGAAACGTATTGCGCTGCTGCTGACCTGCACGCTGTTCCTCGGCTCCACCGCCTGCTCGATGTTCGGCGGCCCGGAACCCGCGGACGCCTTCAACGCGTTTGCTGATGCGTTGCACCGCAAGGACTCCGGCGCCGCCGCCAAGGACACCACCGACGCCGGCGCATCGGAACCGGCCATCAAGTCCATGTTCGACGGCATGGGCAAAAACGCCACCCTCGACGTCAAGGCCACCCCCGGCGACGGCGACAACAAGTCGACCGCCAAAATCGCCTACACCTGGTCATTCGGACCTGGACGCGAATTCCGTTACGACACAACGGCAATTGCCACCAAGGTCGGCGAGGACTGGAAAATCCGCTGGGCGCCGGCGCTTCTGCACCCGAAGCTCCGGCAGGGCGGTACGTTCCAGTTCAGCGAAGACAAAGCACTGCTGACGCCCGTCGTCGACCGCAACGGCCAACCGCTCCTCAGCTGGCAGACCGTCGGCGTCGTCACCCTCAGTCGCGACCACCTCGACTCCGCCGCGGCACTGGCCCCGGTGGTTGCCCGGTTCGACGACACCATCACCGGTGAGTCGATCACCAATGAGTTCAACGGAAATCAGGACGACCGCGTCACCGTCGTCAAGCTCCGCGAGGCAGACCTCGCCCAGGTCGCCGACGAACTCACGCAGATCCCCGGGGTCACCGTCACCAAGCAGGGCGCGCTGCTGACCACCGACCCGAACCTGCACTCGCCGGTCATCAGCGGGCTGCCCGAGGTCTGGCAGAAGGCCATCGACGCGACCGCCGGCTGGTCCGTCGATCTGGTCGACGATCAAGGGCAGCCCACCGACGAGCTCGCGAACAACGCCCCGGCGGACACCAAACCCGTCCGCACCACCCTGGACCCGCGACTGCAGCTCCTCGCGCAGCACGCCGTGTCCACCGATCCCCGCCCGACGGTCCTCCTCGCCATCGCGCCCAGCACCGGCGCCATCCTCGCGGCAGCGCAGAACGACGCCGCCAATGCGCAGGGACCCATCGCCTTCACCGGCCTGTACCCGCCGGGGTCGACGTTCAAGACCGTCACCACCGCCGCGGCGCTGCAGAAAGGGCTCGCGACGGCCGACACCCCCGAGCCCTGCCCGGGCACCGTGACCATCGAGAACCGCACCATCCCCAACGAGGACAACTTCGACCTCGGCACCGTCCCGCTGGCGCAGGCCTTCGCGCATTCCTGCAACACGACCATGGCGGCGCTCGCCGACAAGCTTCCCGCCGACGCACTGCCCAACACCGCCAAGAACCTCGGCATCGGCGTCGATTTCGTCATCCCCGGCATCACGACGGTGACGGGCAAGGTGCCCAACGCCGACACCCCGGCCCAGCGCGTCGAGAATGGCATCGGCCAGGGCACCGTCACCGTCAGCCCGTTCGGGTTGGCGGTCGCCGAGGCCAGCCTCGCGCACGGTTCGACCATCACGCCGACGCTGCTGCCCGGCCAGGAGACCACGGCCAGCACGCCGTCGGAGCCTGTCGACAAGGCGACCGCCGATGCCCTGCGCGCCATGATGCGGCTGACCGTCACCGAGGGCACCGCGGCCGCGCTCAAGGACATCGACGGCCTCGGCGGCAAGACCGGCACCGCGGAATTCGGCGACAACACGCACTCGCACGGCTGGTTCGCCGGCATCGTCGGGGACCTGGCGTTCGCGACGCTGGTGGTCGGTGGGGATTCGTCGGCGCCCGCGGTGGCCGTCAGCGGCGACTTTGTGCGGCCAGCGCTGGCCGGGTGA
- a CDS encoding bifunctional 3-(3-hydroxy-phenyl)propionate/3-hydroxycinnamic acid hydroxylase — protein MSADDPVDCFDVAVVGLGPVGELAAILLARSDLRVLAVDREADVYGNPRVGVLDGEALRSLQKAGVYEQAVGDMICGAGAQWASRSGRTLATTLPSETPQAHPWLSAIYQPSLDRHLRTALAGYQRVDVRVNHQLTGLVQDAEGVTLELRDAQGAVSRARARLVLGCDGANSTVRDAVGVELEGSTFTEPWVIVDAKLPEPIAHVPHFRFTMDPAGPRMTGRLADGNHRWERKVMPHENPDDVLQPGAAAQMIAEHADPDTAQILRHVVYTFQAEQAQRWRVGRVMLCGDAAHLMPPMAGQGLNSGIRDVTNLSWKVSAVLRAGAPLELLDTYEDERRPHVVAMTNLSLRAGRLIMLRSARAAAVRDGALAAMMHIPQVRQHVRQGRYRPPARYRRGLLIGAPSRRSSVGMLFPQPCVRDYGGHEHRLDDIAGSGWRIVGWGEDPRAALSVHGQCLAAEVLNATFVTLCRPGDRSVTSGASTHVLEDISEMSHRMFRDQPFVVVRPDHYVCANPPRPELDSAIRHIVQRVSSRRSEPVVGETDPSAGTWLLDPATVQVGFAARGMWGLLPVSGHFTQSSGSLTWNDDGSAAVYLEVQAASIATGLKARDHHLRSPDFLDAVAYPTISFRGHATAQRADALTVRGELTIRGRTVHTEIEVAISRQGAEIVGQTTARITLSDFGITPRFGIVRPTVDLRMRGRLVAQSADVIELLRRTAAVAQPTALDCRQVR, from the coding sequence ATGAGCGCCGATGACCCGGTGGACTGTTTCGACGTCGCCGTTGTCGGTCTGGGACCCGTAGGGGAACTCGCGGCGATCTTGCTTGCCCGTAGCGATCTTCGCGTCCTTGCCGTCGACCGCGAAGCCGATGTCTACGGCAACCCCCGCGTGGGAGTTCTCGATGGCGAAGCGCTGCGAAGTTTGCAGAAGGCGGGCGTCTACGAGCAGGCGGTGGGCGACATGATCTGCGGAGCGGGCGCCCAATGGGCCTCCCGGTCCGGCAGGACTCTTGCCACGACTCTGCCCAGTGAAACTCCTCAGGCACACCCGTGGTTGTCGGCCATCTATCAACCTTCGTTGGACCGGCACCTTCGGACCGCTCTGGCGGGCTATCAGCGGGTTGATGTCCGGGTGAATCACCAGTTGACCGGGTTGGTCCAGGATGCAGAAGGGGTCACTCTCGAGCTTCGGGATGCCCAGGGTGCCGTCAGCCGAGCACGGGCGCGACTGGTTCTGGGCTGCGACGGCGCCAATAGCACTGTTCGTGACGCTGTTGGCGTCGAACTCGAGGGGTCGACCTTCACCGAGCCGTGGGTAATTGTCGACGCGAAACTACCTGAGCCGATTGCGCATGTCCCCCACTTCCGATTCACGATGGATCCGGCGGGACCACGGATGACCGGTCGACTCGCCGACGGCAATCACCGTTGGGAACGCAAGGTAATGCCCCATGAAAATCCTGACGATGTCCTGCAACCGGGCGCCGCAGCGCAGATGATCGCCGAGCATGCCGACCCTGATACCGCACAGATACTGCGCCACGTCGTGTACACGTTCCAAGCCGAGCAAGCACAGCGATGGCGTGTGGGCCGAGTCATGTTGTGCGGGGACGCAGCCCATCTGATGCCGCCGATGGCCGGCCAGGGCCTCAATTCGGGGATACGCGATGTCACCAACTTGTCGTGGAAGGTGAGCGCAGTACTACGGGCCGGTGCGCCTCTTGAGCTACTCGACACATACGAAGATGAGCGCCGTCCGCATGTCGTCGCAATGACCAACCTGTCGCTACGGGCCGGTCGCCTCATCATGCTTCGATCAGCACGAGCGGCAGCAGTCCGAGACGGCGCACTCGCGGCGATGATGCATATTCCGCAAGTGCGCCAACATGTCCGGCAAGGACGCTATCGCCCGCCAGCACGGTATCGGCGCGGGCTGCTGATCGGAGCACCCTCACGGCGTTCGTCGGTCGGCATGCTCTTCCCTCAGCCCTGCGTTCGCGATTATGGCGGCCACGAGCACCGGCTCGACGACATCGCCGGATCAGGCTGGCGCATCGTCGGTTGGGGCGAAGATCCGCGAGCCGCCTTGTCGGTACACGGACAGTGCTTGGCCGCGGAGGTCTTGAACGCGACATTCGTCACGTTGTGTCGTCCTGGTGACCGCTCGGTCACGTCTGGCGCCTCAACACACGTGCTCGAAGACATCAGCGAAATGTCGCATCGCATGTTCCGGGATCAGCCCTTCGTCGTAGTCCGGCCCGATCACTACGTGTGCGCCAATCCTCCACGCCCCGAACTGGATTCCGCAATCCGCCACATCGTCCAGCGGGTATCGAGCCGCCGATCGGAACCGGTTGTCGGCGAGACCGACCCATCGGCCGGCACGTGGCTACTCGACCCTGCCACCGTGCAGGTGGGCTTCGCTGCACGCGGAATGTGGGGATTGCTGCCTGTCTCTGGACATTTCACGCAATCGTCGGGATCGCTGACATGGAATGACGACGGCTCCGCGGCGGTATACCTGGAAGTGCAAGCCGCGAGCATCGCCACGGGCCTCAAGGCTCGCGATCACCACTTGCGTTCGCCGGATTTCCTCGATGCAGTCGCGTATCCCACCATCAGCTTCCGCGGTCACGCGACGGCGCAGCGCGCAGATGCGCTCACTGTGCGCGGTGAACTGACCATCCGCGGCCGTACTGTTCACACCGAAATCGAGGTCGCCATTTCGCGGCAGGGCGCCGAGATCGTTGGCCAAACGACAGCGCGAATTACGCTGAGCGACTTCGGGATCACGCCGCGGTTTGGCATTGTGCGCCCCACCGTCGATCTGCGCATGCGCGGACGCCTCGTCGCGCAAAGCGCGGACGTGATCGAACTACTGCGGCGAACCGCCGCCGTGGCCCAGCCCACCGCTCTCGATTGCCGACAGGTCCGGTAA
- a CDS encoding catalase: protein MPPRRKRDQSAPASVGPAGTAPASQTDAPARAQSGPFLTTSQGLRLPDTDHSLKAGPRGPSLLEDFHLREKITHFDHERIPERVVHARGAAAHGIFESYGTASSVTRAAFLGRKGTTTDVFARFSTVLGSRGSADTVRDTRGFAVKFYTAEGTFDLVGNNIPVFFIQDGIKFPDVVHAAKPHPDREIPQAQSAHDTFWDFVSLHTEATHHVFWNMSDRGIPRSFRTMEGFGVHTFRLTNAAGKTSLAKFHWKPVAGVHSLVWEEAQIAAGVDPDFHRRDLADGIEAGAFFEYELGLQILPDDGTDTFEGIDLLDPTKLVPEELAPVQLVGKLTLNRNPTNYFAETEQVAFHVGNLVPGIEPTNDPLLQARLFSYVDTQLTRLGGPNFTQLPINRPHCPVNDMLRDGMHQTAVHTGLAPYRPNSIDNDEPRPVEAKDGAYVNFPRRIEGEAVRARPASFDDHFTQATLFYRSLSAVEQSHLADAFIFELGKVYEQGIKERELQVLANVDSALCEQVAAALGLPAPKGRPAEDIPLSPALAQVIVEPGPIVGRKIGILADAGSDLAGVAKLVKAAAAVGATALVIAPTGGVLKAGRRQVTVDRTLATVRSIEVDALVVAAGTEPPRDSRLVVLLQEVFRHFKVLAAWGDGDAVLKAAKLPLKGPGVELAADVDKDFIARLTAALGLHRAWDRGTT, encoded by the coding sequence ATGCCCCCTCGCCGCAAGCGTGATCAGTCAGCCCCTGCCAGTGTGGGCCCTGCCGGCACCGCGCCTGCGTCGCAGACCGACGCACCGGCGCGTGCCCAGTCCGGACCGTTCTTGACGACGAGTCAGGGACTGCGCCTGCCGGACACCGACCACTCACTCAAAGCAGGTCCCCGCGGCCCGTCGCTGTTGGAGGACTTCCACCTTCGCGAGAAGATCACCCACTTCGACCACGAACGCATACCCGAGCGGGTGGTACACGCGCGGGGCGCTGCGGCGCACGGCATCTTCGAGTCCTACGGCACCGCGTCGTCGGTCACCAGGGCAGCGTTCCTGGGACGCAAGGGGACGACGACCGACGTCTTCGCGCGCTTCTCCACCGTTCTGGGGTCGCGCGGTTCTGCCGACACGGTGCGCGACACCCGCGGCTTTGCAGTCAAGTTCTACACCGCCGAAGGCACGTTCGATCTGGTCGGCAACAACATCCCGGTCTTCTTCATCCAAGACGGCATCAAGTTTCCCGACGTCGTGCACGCGGCCAAGCCGCACCCGGATCGCGAAATCCCCCAAGCACAGTCGGCTCACGACACGTTCTGGGACTTCGTCTCCCTGCACACCGAAGCCACCCACCACGTGTTCTGGAACATGAGCGATCGCGGCATTCCCCGCTCCTTCCGGACCATGGAAGGTTTTGGCGTGCACACCTTCCGGCTGACGAACGCGGCGGGCAAGACCAGCCTGGCCAAGTTTCATTGGAAGCCGGTCGCCGGCGTGCATTCCCTGGTCTGGGAGGAAGCGCAGATCGCCGCCGGTGTCGACCCCGACTTCCACCGCCGCGATCTGGCCGACGGCATCGAAGCGGGCGCCTTCTTCGAATACGAACTGGGACTGCAGATCCTGCCCGACGACGGCACCGATACGTTCGAGGGCATCGACTTGCTGGACCCGACCAAACTCGTGCCCGAAGAACTGGCGCCGGTCCAACTCGTCGGCAAGCTCACGCTCAACCGCAACCCCACGAACTACTTCGCCGAGACCGAACAGGTCGCTTTTCACGTCGGCAATCTGGTGCCCGGCATCGAGCCCACCAATGACCCACTGCTGCAGGCCCGTTTGTTCTCCTACGTCGACACCCAGCTCACGCGCCTGGGCGGCCCGAACTTCACCCAGCTGCCGATCAATCGTCCCCACTGCCCCGTCAACGACATGCTGCGCGATGGGATGCACCAGACGGCGGTCCACACCGGTTTGGCGCCATATCGTCCAAACAGTATCGACAACGACGAGCCGCGCCCAGTAGAAGCGAAAGATGGTGCCTACGTAAACTTTCCGCGACGGATCGAGGGGGAGGCAGTACGCGCGCGGCCGGCCTCGTTCGACGACCACTTCACCCAGGCGACCCTGTTCTATCGCAGCCTGAGCGCGGTGGAACAGTCGCACCTTGCCGACGCCTTCATTTTCGAATTGGGCAAGGTGTACGAGCAAGGCATCAAAGAACGTGAGCTGCAGGTGCTTGCCAACGTTGACTCCGCGCTGTGCGAACAGGTCGCGGCCGCGCTCGGGTTGCCGGCTCCGAAAGGCCGTCCCGCCGAGGATATTCCACTGTCACCGGCGTTGGCGCAGGTGATCGTGGAACCAGGACCGATCGTCGGACGGAAGATCGGCATCCTCGCCGATGCGGGTTCAGACCTCGCCGGCGTGGCCAAACTCGTCAAAGCCGCGGCCGCTGTGGGCGCGACCGCCTTGGTCATCGCCCCCACCGGCGGGGTGTTGAAGGCCGGGCGTCGCCAGGTGACCGTGGACCGGACTCTGGCCACGGTCCGTTCGATCGAAGTCGACGCCCTCGTCGTCGCCGCCGGGACAGAACCGCCCCGCGACAGCAGGCTGGTCGTCCTGCTGCAGGAAGTCTTCCGGCATTTCAAGGTTCTCGCGGCGTGGGGTGATGGTGACGCGGTACTCAAGGCGGCGAAGCTGCCGCTGAAGGGACCTGGCGTCGAGCTGGCCGCGGACGTCGACAAGGACTTCATCGCCCGCCTGACAGCGGCTCTCGGGCTGCACCGGGCATGGGACCGCGGCACGACGTAA